One Chiloscyllium plagiosum isolate BGI_BamShark_2017 chromosome 34, ASM401019v2, whole genome shotgun sequence genomic window carries:
- the mthfr gene encoding methylenetetrahydrofolate reductase isoform X2: MHPGFSLLWFDHMAVGGPLFIDITWHPAGDPGSDKETSSMMIASTAVNYCGLETLLHITCCNQTKDELSRHLHKARNLGLKNILALRGDPMGDEWKVEEKGFNYASDLVKHIRSEFQDYFDICVAGYPTGHPECDSYKEDLRHLKAKVDAGADFVISQLFFKPETFITFFKDCRAIGITCPILPGIFPIQGYHSLRQLVKLSKLQVPQEIKDVIEPIKDNDAAIRNYGIDLATDMCKVLLESGLVPGLHFYTLNREVATVEILKRLRLWTEDPRRALPWTTSANPKRKVEDVRPIFWASRQKSYIYRTQDWDEFPNGRWGNSSSPAFGELNDYYLFYLKNNYSKDQLLKMWGEELVDEKSIFDVFTAYISGESNSHGEKVTCLPWNDEPLALETSLMKKELEKVNRLGILTINSQPNINARPSTDPIVGWGPEGGFVFQKAYLEFFTSSENVPTLLKVLKNYKTRVNYQIVNVKGENINNAFDLQPIAVTWGIFPGREIIQPTVVDPVSFMYWKDEAFALWIERWAKLYPAGSPSRQIVQDIHDNYYLVNLVDNDFPFENCLWQVIDDLFMLKASENTCASMTCDVTVRP, encoded by the exons GTTTGACCATATGGCTGTTGGTGGACCACTCTTCATTGATATAACTTGGCATCCTGCTGGGGACCCAGGCTCTGACAAGGAGACTTCCTCTATGATGATAGCTAGTACAGCAGTAAATTACTGTGGACTGGAGACATTGTTGCATATAACCTGTTGTAATCAAACCAAGGATGAGCTCTCACGGCACCTACACAAGGCTCGTAATTTGGGTCTGAAGAATATACTCGCGCTCCGTGGTG ATCCCATGGGTGATGAGTGGAAGGTTGAAGAAAAAGGATTCAATTATGCTAGTGATTTGGTCAAGCATATACGCTCTGAGTTCCAAGATTACTTTGATATCTGTGTTGCTG GTTACCCAACAGGGCACCCAGAATGCGACAGTTACAAGGAGGACCTCAGACACCTGAAGGCAAAGGTAGATGCTGGTGCAGACTTTGTCATCTCGCAACTCTTCTTCAAACCTGAAACCTTCATTACATTTTTCAAGGACTGTCGTGCAATTGGAATTACTTGTCCTATTCTGCCAGGAATCTTCCCCATTCAG GGGTATCACTCATTACGACAGCTGGTCAAGCTCTCCAAGCTACAGGTACCTCAGGAAATCAAAGATGTAATTGAACCAATCAAAGATAATGACGCTGCCATTAGGAATTATGGTATTGACTTGGCCACTGACATGTGCAAGGTTCTGTTGGAATCAGGATTGGTGCCAGGGCTTCATTTCTACACCTTGAACCGAGAGGTGGCaactgtggagattctgaaacgaCTGAGGTTATGGACTGAGGACCCTAG GCGAGCCTTGCCATGGACCACCAGTGCCAATCCAAAGCGAAAGGTTGAGGATGTTCGTCCAATATTCTGGGCTTCAAGGCAGAAGAGTTATATCTACAGAACGCAGGATTGGGATGAATTTCCCAATGGAAGATG GGGGAACTCATCATCTCCTGCATTTGGTGAGCTGAACGATTATTATCTCTTCTATCTGAAGAATAATTATTCCAAAGACCAGCTGCTGAAGATGTGGGGGGAGGAGCTAGTAGATGAGAAAAGTATCTTTGATGTTTTCACAGCATATATCTCTGGTGAATCCAACAGCCATGGCGAAAAG GTGACCTGTTTGCCCTGGAATGATGAACCTTTGGCACTAGAAACATCTCTGATgaaaaaagaactggagaaaGTGAATCGATTGGGAATTCTCACAATAAACTCCCAGCCTAACATCAATGCTCGACCATCAACCGACCCCATTGTGGGTTGGGGACCAGAGGGAGGCTTTGTTTTTCAGAAG GCTTACCTTGAGTTTTTTACCTCCTCTGAAAACGTACCTACTTTACTTAAAGTTCTCAAGAATTACAAAACACGAGTGAACTACCAGATTGTAAATGTGAAG GGTGAGAATATAAATAATGCCTTCGATCTGCAGCCAATTGCAGTTACatggggtattttccctggacGTGAGATAATTCAACCAACAGTGGTTGATCCCGTCAGCTTCATGTACTGGAAG GATGAAGCCTTTGCCCTGTGGATTGAACGATGGGCCAAATTGTACCCAGCAGGATCTCCGTCACGACAGATAGTTCAGGACATCCATGACAACTATTACTTGGTCAATCTCGTGGATAATGACTTTCCATTTGAAAACTGTCTGTGGCAGGTTATTGATGATCTCTTCATGTTAAAAGCATCTGAAAACACTTGTGCATCAATGACTTGTGATGTCACTGTCAGACCATGA
- the mthfr gene encoding methylenetetrahydrofolate reductase isoform X3 has product MAVGGPLFIDITWHPAGDPGSDKETSSMMIASTAVNYCGLETLLHITCCNQTKDELSRHLHKARNLGLKNILALRGDPMGDEWKVEEKGFNYASDLVKHIRSEFQDYFDICVAGYPTGHPECDSYKEDLRHLKAKVDAGADFVISQLFFKPETFITFFKDCRAIGITCPILPGIFPIQGYHSLRQLVKLSKLQVPQEIKDVIEPIKDNDAAIRNYGIDLATDMCKVLLESGLVPGLHFYTLNREVATVEILKRLRLWTEDPRRALPWTTSANPKRKVEDVRPIFWASRQKSYIYRTQDWDEFPNGRWGNSSSPAFGELNDYYLFYLKNNYSKDQLLKMWGEELVDEKSIFDVFTAYISGESNSHGEKVTCLPWNDEPLALETSLMKKELEKVNRLGILTINSQPNINARPSTDPIVGWGPEGGFVFQKAYLEFFTSSENVPTLLKVLKNYKTRVNYQIVNVKGENINNAFDLQPIAVTWGIFPGREIIQPTVVDPVSFMYWKDEAFALWIERWAKLYPAGSPSRQIVQDIHDNYYLVNLVDNDFPFENCLWQVIDDLFMLKASENTCASMTCDVTVRP; this is encoded by the exons ATGGCTGTTGGTGGACCACTCTTCATTGATATAACTTGGCATCCTGCTGGGGACCCAGGCTCTGACAAGGAGACTTCCTCTATGATGATAGCTAGTACAGCAGTAAATTACTGTGGACTGGAGACATTGTTGCATATAACCTGTTGTAATCAAACCAAGGATGAGCTCTCACGGCACCTACACAAGGCTCGTAATTTGGGTCTGAAGAATATACTCGCGCTCCGTGGTG ATCCCATGGGTGATGAGTGGAAGGTTGAAGAAAAAGGATTCAATTATGCTAGTGATTTGGTCAAGCATATACGCTCTGAGTTCCAAGATTACTTTGATATCTGTGTTGCTG GTTACCCAACAGGGCACCCAGAATGCGACAGTTACAAGGAGGACCTCAGACACCTGAAGGCAAAGGTAGATGCTGGTGCAGACTTTGTCATCTCGCAACTCTTCTTCAAACCTGAAACCTTCATTACATTTTTCAAGGACTGTCGTGCAATTGGAATTACTTGTCCTATTCTGCCAGGAATCTTCCCCATTCAG GGGTATCACTCATTACGACAGCTGGTCAAGCTCTCCAAGCTACAGGTACCTCAGGAAATCAAAGATGTAATTGAACCAATCAAAGATAATGACGCTGCCATTAGGAATTATGGTATTGACTTGGCCACTGACATGTGCAAGGTTCTGTTGGAATCAGGATTGGTGCCAGGGCTTCATTTCTACACCTTGAACCGAGAGGTGGCaactgtggagattctgaaacgaCTGAGGTTATGGACTGAGGACCCTAG GCGAGCCTTGCCATGGACCACCAGTGCCAATCCAAAGCGAAAGGTTGAGGATGTTCGTCCAATATTCTGGGCTTCAAGGCAGAAGAGTTATATCTACAGAACGCAGGATTGGGATGAATTTCCCAATGGAAGATG GGGGAACTCATCATCTCCTGCATTTGGTGAGCTGAACGATTATTATCTCTTCTATCTGAAGAATAATTATTCCAAAGACCAGCTGCTGAAGATGTGGGGGGAGGAGCTAGTAGATGAGAAAAGTATCTTTGATGTTTTCACAGCATATATCTCTGGTGAATCCAACAGCCATGGCGAAAAG GTGACCTGTTTGCCCTGGAATGATGAACCTTTGGCACTAGAAACATCTCTGATgaaaaaagaactggagaaaGTGAATCGATTGGGAATTCTCACAATAAACTCCCAGCCTAACATCAATGCTCGACCATCAACCGACCCCATTGTGGGTTGGGGACCAGAGGGAGGCTTTGTTTTTCAGAAG GCTTACCTTGAGTTTTTTACCTCCTCTGAAAACGTACCTACTTTACTTAAAGTTCTCAAGAATTACAAAACACGAGTGAACTACCAGATTGTAAATGTGAAG GGTGAGAATATAAATAATGCCTTCGATCTGCAGCCAATTGCAGTTACatggggtattttccctggacGTGAGATAATTCAACCAACAGTGGTTGATCCCGTCAGCTTCATGTACTGGAAG GATGAAGCCTTTGCCCTGTGGATTGAACGATGGGCCAAATTGTACCCAGCAGGATCTCCGTCACGACAGATAGTTCAGGACATCCATGACAACTATTACTTGGTCAATCTCGTGGATAATGACTTTCCATTTGAAAACTGTCTGTGGCAGGTTATTGATGATCTCTTCATGTTAAAAGCATCTGAAAACACTTGTGCATCAATGACTTGTGATGTCACTGTCAGACCATGA